The DNA region GCCGGTAGGGCCAGGCCACGTGAGGGGCTCGACGTGACGATCTGGCTGCCAGATGAGGTGCTCGAATCGTCGTCGGTGCCGTGGGCGTGTCCGGTGGTGGACCCAGCGGGTGTGGCTTCCTTGTGCGATGACAGCTCGGGGGTCACGATTGCCGACGGAACACCAGTCGGAGTGGCCGCAGGTGTGGCACGAGTGCTCGAGGTCGGAGAGGTGATGGGCGAGGAGCCAGACGCCGTGGCAGTGGGAGACGCTGCAGGAGCGGAGGGGCTCATGGATGGTGACGGCGTGGCTGCAGGCTGCACCGACCAGGAACCCACGACCTGGTTGTCCAGGGCAAGGGTGAGAGTATTCCCTGCAGCGGTGAGCTCAGCACGATCGACCGTCGTAGTGGCATCTCCACGAGCATCGGCATCCACCGAGACCAGCTTCTTCCTCCCGGCGAGTAGCTCGTGGCCGGTGTCGGGTTGCAGACCGCCGAGGGTGACCTCCACCTCGGTGCCAGCGTCTGTGGTGTTGACCTCTGGTGCGATGTAACCGTCACCTCGGTACTGCTGCGGGACGGCGGTCATGTCGATGTCCAGGGCTTCGCCGGTCTCGGGCCTGCCCTGGTACTCCTTCTGCTTGAGCTCGAACTGCGTCCCGGTGTGGCTGGAACCCTCCAGCCCGAAATCGGAGTCATTGGCCAGGGTGAGATGCTGACCACCCTTGGTGACGGCGACCCCCTCCACCTTGTCGTGGCTGAAGGTGTTGCCACTGGGATCGGCTCCCCAGACCAGCTTGGTGACGTCAAGGTACAGCCTGCCCTGCGCCGGTGAGATGCCAGCCGCACGCAACGTCTCGGCGGCGACCTGCTCGTTGGCCTTCGCTCCGTCGGTGTGCGACACGTAGCCCTCCAGGGATTTTCCGTCGATGAGGACGCCACCCTTGTCGGGGTCGTAGGCATTGGCGAGGTCAAGCAGGTTGGTGGCCTGGGCCAGGTCGATGCGGTACAGACGCTTGAAGGTGTCGGAGCCTGCCTTGCCATCTCGCTCGTCGACGAGGAGGGTGTGGTTGCCCAGGGCCGAGATCTCCGAGACGGTGGTGTGTGCCTGTGAGGAGTGCAACATGTAGAGGTACTGCCCGGTCACCTTCATGGATGCGGTGTCGATGGCGACGATGCGCACGAACGGCACATTCTTGGATTTGCCCTTGATGTCCGGCGTCGTCAGGGCGGACTGCATGACTCCGTACATGGTCTTGCCATCCGGGCTGAGGGTGAGCCCCTCCATGCCCTTGTTGGCCGTGCGGAACCGCAGCTCAGCGGGCAGAGTGCCTTCGTAGGGATTCAGACGATCGATCTCGTTGCCGTCGGCGTCGAAATGCACGATGAACGGGCCGTACTCGTCGGAGACGAAGAAGCTGCCGTCCTTGGCGGCCACCAATCCCTCGGGGTCCAGGCCGTTGTCGCTGGGGGCAAGTTTCCTGCCGGTGATGTCGACGATCGTCTCCCCGGTGTCGGCCTGGCCGTTGAGTTGACCGTTGATCGGTTTGCCGTTGCGCTTGAGCCCAATGGTTTCCCGCGGCTCCATCACGCCGTTCCTGAGGACGAACTTGGTGATGTTGGGCTGAAAGTCCACCACGGGCTCGACCTTGACCTCCTTGCCGGCGAGGTCACCGTCAACATTGGGGCCACGGTCGGTGAGGCCGTAGAAGACACTCTGGTGGTCCACGAGCTCGGCGCTGGGTGCGGCATGGAACGATGAGCCGTGGCCGCTGTTCGTGATGTGCACACCATTGGGCATGGTCGTGATGTCGCCGAGTGCACTGGTGTAGAGGCTGATGGCCGTGGCCGCCTCGGCGTCACCGGTGGACTGTGGAGCAGCGTGTGCAACTCCTGTGCTGGTCATCAGCGCGACAAGAGTGAACACAACGATGTGGGAGTGTTTTCTCATTTTCGTCCTTCGGACTAGGGGATGGCTGCAGTCAATCGAACGACGATGACATCGCGGCATCGGCACGGTGACGAGGAGGAAAACTGTGCACGGGGTGCGGCACTGCAGGACATGGCGCGCGGCACGATGGGATGGCACGGGCTGCCCGGGCACTGATTCGTCCCGGCCCCTGATTTCCCCGAACATCTACATCTGCAGAGTGCGACGAACGGCAGTACCCAGTGTGCAAGGATGGAACTGACTGCAGTGACTCGTTGCCAGGAGATCGTCATGCTTGTACTGGCTCTGATACTGAACGTTGTCGACGTCGTCCTCTTCCTCGACGCTAGGGCATGTCATGGCGCGTGGGCGGCGCCCTACCTCGCCATGGCCCAGGTGATCCTGGTGTACTGGCTCGTTGAGGAACTGATGAAGCGGGGACTGTTCTCCGCAGCGATCCGGGGAGCCCTCGCATGGATGGCTCTGGTCCTGATCGTCGCTGGCTGGTTCCTGGTGGCCAAGAGCCAGGAGACCCCACGACCGTACGTGGGCATCCTCGTGACGATCGCGGCGTGGGCCCCCATCGGTGTTCTCATCGCTCGCGATGGGAAGCGAAAGAGATCCGTTGGACGATGAGCTGCGGAACACGTGCCGCAACGCTCAGGTAGCAGCTCGTCGCCCCCAGCCACGTCGGCTGCGAATGGACCCGATGATCAGACAGACGAGGTAGATGAGAAAACTCACCGTCGTGACGTAGGGGCTGATCGGCAGACCGGGCCCCAGGGAGAGCAGAATGCCTCCCACCGCCGAGACGACGGCGAAGAGAATGGACCACACGACGAGCATGGTCGGCCGCACCGTGATCTTGCTGGCGGCCGCAGTCGGCGTGATGAGCAGGGAGAGCACGAGCAGGGCACCGACGAGCTGGACGGCCATGGCCGTCGTCAGGCCGAGCAGCACCATGAAGAGAATGGACAGGGTGCGCATCGGCACCCCGCGTGCCCGAGCCACCTCGGGATCCACCGAGGCGAAGAACAACGGACGCCAGATGAACGCCAGGACAGCCGTGACGAGTGCGGCAACTGCCGCCAGGGTGGTGATCTGGGTCGACTCCATCGCTACGATCTGCCCGGCGAGCAGGCCGAACTTGTTGGACGATCGTCCGTCGTACAGGCTCAGGAAGAGCATCCCGATACCCAAACCGAACGGCAACATGACGCCGATCGAGGCATTGCGTTCCTTGGCTCGCACCCCCAGCATTCCCAGGATGACGGCGGCCACCAGCGAACCGGCCACGGCGCCACCGGTCACTGACGTCCCGAAATACAGCGCCACCGAGGCCCCGGCAAAGGACAGCTCGGAGGTGCCGTGCACGGCGAAGGCGAGGTCTCTTGCATGGATCATCGGACCGATGAGCCCCGAGACGACCCCCAGGATGAGTCCGGCAATGATCGAACCGGTCACCAGCGGGACGAGGGTGGCGAAGTCATTGAAATTGATGATTGTCGAGAAATCCATGCTCAGCGCTCCCGATTCTCGCCGTGGACGTGGCGGCCCTGCTCCTCGTCGGCCAGCACGATGATTCGATCGCCGTGCTGGAACACCTCCACCGGAGAGCCGAAGAGGTCGGTGAGCACCTCGGTACGCAGCACCTCGTCGGGGGTCCCGATGCGCATACCGCCATTGGCAACGTAGACGACGCGGTCGACGAACGGCAGGATCGGGTTGATCTCGTGGGTGACGAAGAGGACGCCCAGTGGATTGTCGCGGCGGGCCTGGTCGATGAGGCGTGTGACGGCCTGCTGATGATGGATGTCCAGACTCAGCAGCGGCTCGTCACAGAGCATGAGCACTGGTTCGCTCACGAGGGCCTGGGCGATGCGCAGCCGTTGCTGCTCACCTCCGGAGAGCACACTGATCGGTGAGTCTGCGTAGGCAGACGCCCCAACTCGCTCGATGACCTCGGCGATGCGTCTCCGCCTCGTCCGCGACGGCCACCCCGGCCCCCACCGGTGACCATCGATCCCCATGCCGACCAGATCCCTGCCGCGAACAGGGGCCAGGGCGTCAAGGGTGCGTTGCTGCGGGATGTAACCAATGTCACGTGATCCGGGCCGGACGGGTTTGCCGTTGACCCGTGCAGTGCCCTCGGACAGAGCGGTCTGCCCGAGCAGGACGCGCAGCATCGTCGTCTTGCCGACACCATTGGGGCCCAGGACGGCAATGAACTCGCCGGGATGCACGGTGAGGTTGACGTGTTCCCACAGGATGCGTTCACCGAAGGCAACCTTGGCATTGTCCAACTGGGCTGGTGTGGCAGATGGCATGTGAACTTCCTGAGAAACGATCTCGGCAGGCCGGTAGCAGTGACAATAACTCGTCCGGGGCTGTCCATGACAACCCCGGACGGGAGAACAGGGGCTCACCCGCCGATCAGGCGTGCCGGTACGTACGGCGTCCTGGTCGGTACGAGGAGCCTCTCACTTGACGGTTGTGGAGATCTTGTCGATCGTCGAGCCGATGAAGTCGGCATAGGTGTCGACACCCTCGGGGAGGGTCTCGGTGACTCCGACCTCCGGAATGTGTGCGGTCTTGGCGGTGGAACGCAGCTGGTCGGTGATGGCGTCGGTGGTCTGCCCATTGACGACGAGCAGCTGGACCTTCTTGTCGCTGAGCAGGGCCTTGGTGTCGGCGACGGTCTTGGTGGACGGGCCGGCGTCGGTCTCGGACTGGGCCACGAACTCCTCGGGGGTGGAGTCCTCGATGCCCATGTCCTGAAGCAGGTACCCGGCGACCGGCTCGGTGGCCAGGGCATGGACGTCCTTGTGGGAATCGGCGAAGGAGTCGGCCTTCTTGTCGAGGTCCTTGAGCTGGCCGGCGAATTCGTCGGCATTGGCCTTGTAGTCGCTGGCATGGTCGGGATCTGCCTTGGACAGCTGGGTCTCGATCACCTTGGACACCTTGAGTGCGGTGTCGATGCTGTAGAAGACGTGTTCGTTGAACTCGCCGTGGTGGTGATGATGGTGGTGGCCCTCGTGATCCGCGTCGTGGTCACCGTGCTCCTCGTGGTCGGCGTCATCGGCCGTTTTGAGCCCGGACGCAGTGACGGCGTCGATGAGTGTCGGCTTGGAGTCCGAGGACTTGGCCAAGGTGGTGGCCCAGTCGTCGTACCCACCGCCGTTGACGATGGCGATGGACGCCTTGGAGAAGGCGAGCTTGTCCTGCGCCGTCGCCTCGTAGTCGTGCGGATCCTGGGTGGGTTTGGTGATGACGGACTTCACCTCGGCCTGGTCGCCGCCCACGGCTCGGGCAACTGATCCCCAGACATTCGTCGAGGCCACGATGACGGGCTTGTCGGACTTGTCGCCCGAGGCGGACTGGTCGTCCTTGTTGGTGGAGCAGCCGACCATCGTCAGCGCGACGGTGCCGGCGAGCGCAGCGGTCAGGATTGGGTGTCGCATGGTGTCCTCTCCATAGCAATGATTGAGAACCATTATCAATCCTTTGGGGTGTGGACGCAAGCTGGTCCGCTCGCGGGTCACACATTTTCATGCAGCAGGTGACGGGTCGACGAGGATGGTGACTACCGGGCCAGCACGTCCTGCGCCTCGACCACCTCGATCTGCGGTGAGAACAGCTCCATGACGTGCAGGGCAGCCTCGTGCTCGGCATCTGCGGAACCTGCAACGGCGTCGGAGACGACGCTCACCCGCGCCCCGGCGTCGGCAGCGGCGAGGGCCGTCGAGATGACGCAGCAATCGGTGGCCACCCCGGTGAGCACCAGGTGCGGATGCTCTCCGGTGAGCTCCTGCATGGAGGCGCCCCACTTGCCGAAGGTGGAGCAGTCCACAGTGGGGCGACGCGCCCACGGCCGGGCAGCGTCCACCAGATCCAGCAGTGGATCATTCGCGGCAAGATCGGCGAAGGGCCAGCGCGTGAAGTAGTCCCGCCACGACCCCTCGTGTGGCTGCCCGGCGACCCATCGGGTGACGATCACCCGATCGCCGAAACCTGTGACGAGCCGGTCGATCACCGGAACGATCTCTGCGAATCGGGGTGCACACCACTGTGACGACGGGTCGGCGAAGATCCGTTGCGGATCGATGACGACCAGCCACGGCTCGCCGGGCCCGTCCTGTTCACCCATCATCGTTTCCTCGTTCATGGTCGGTGCCCCTCACCGGTCCGTGGCCACGCTCGCACCCACCGCAGTGCTGGGTGCCATGGCCTCCTGGCGACGCACGATGCCACGTCGTCCGATCACCGTGAGGAGGAATCCCAGTACCAGGGCTGCGATGACCCCGATGTTGGCGTAGGCCCACGGCCCCTGCCTGCCGCCCAGACCGAGAGGCTCGAGCAGGTAGCCCTGCCAGTCGTTCCAGCTCACTCCCTCGTACTGGTTGATGACCAGACCCCAGCCGATGGCCACGCACACCAGGAAGGACACCATCGAGACCGGGTCGACGGCACGGTAGCGTCCCGCGGAACGGAACAGGTCGGTGTCGTCGTAGGGCTTCTGGCGCAAGGTGATGTCGGCGATCATGATTCCGGCCCAGGCGGCCAGCGGCACACCCAGGGTGACGAGGAACGACTGGAACGGTGAGATGAAGTTCGGGGAGAGGAAGACGACGTAGATCGTGCCAATGGTGAGGATGGTGCCGTCAATGAGCGATGCCGCTGGGCGGGGAATACGAATCCCCAGGC from Cutibacterium granulosum includes:
- a CDS encoding metal ABC transporter permease, producing the protein MDFSTIINFNDFATLVPLVTGSIIAGLILGVVSGLIGPMIHARDLAFAVHGTSELSFAGASVALYFGTSVTGGAVAGSLVAAVILGMLGVRAKERNASIGVMLPFGLGIGMLFLSLYDGRSSNKFGLLAGQIVAMESTQITTLAAVAALVTAVLAFIWRPLFFASVDPEVARARGVPMRTLSILFMVLLGLTTAMAVQLVGALLVLSLLITPTAAASKITVRPTMLVVWSILFAVVSAVGGILLSLGPGLPISPYVTTVSFLIYLVCLIIGSIRSRRGWGRRAAT
- a CDS encoding esterase-like activity of phytase family protein is translated as MTSTGVAHAAPQSTGDAEAATAISLYTSALGDITTMPNGVHITNSGHGSSFHAAPSAELVDHQSVFYGLTDRGPNVDGDLAGKEVKVEPVVDFQPNITKFVLRNGVMEPRETIGLKRNGKPINGQLNGQADTGETIVDITGRKLAPSDNGLDPEGLVAAKDGSFFVSDEYGPFIVHFDADGNEIDRLNPYEGTLPAELRFRTANKGMEGLTLSPDGKTMYGVMQSALTTPDIKGKSKNVPFVRIVAIDTASMKVTGQYLYMLHSSQAHTTVSEISALGNHTLLVDERDGKAGSDTFKRLYRIDLAQATNLLDLANAYDPDKGGVLIDGKSLEGYVSHTDGAKANEQVAAETLRAAGISPAQGRLYLDVTKLVWGADPSGNTFSHDKVEGVAVTKGGQHLTLANDSDFGLEGSSHTGTQFELKQKEYQGRPETGEALDIDMTAVPQQYRGDGYIAPEVNTTDAGTEVEVTLGGLQPDTGHELLAGRKKLVSVDADARGDATTTVDRAELTAAGNTLTLALDNQVVGSWSVQPAATPSPSMSPSAPAASPTATASGSSPITSPTSSTRATPAATPTGVPSAIVTPELSSHKEATPAGSTTGHAHGTDDDSSTSSGSQIVTSSPSRGLALPATGN
- a CDS encoding metal ABC transporter ATP-binding protein, translated to MPSATPAQLDNAKVAFGERILWEHVNLTVHPGEFIAVLGPNGVGKTTMLRVLLGQTALSEGTARVNGKPVRPGSRDIGYIPQQRTLDALAPVRGRDLVGMGIDGHRWGPGWPSRTRRRRIAEVIERVGASAYADSPISVLSGGEQQRLRIAQALVSEPVLMLCDEPLLSLDIHHQQAVTRLIDQARRDNPLGVLFVTHEINPILPFVDRVVYVANGGMRIGTPDEVLRTEVLTDLFGSPVEVFQHGDRIIVLADEEQGRHVHGENRER
- a CDS encoding cysteine hydrolase family protein, translated to MNEETMMGEQDGPGEPWLVVIDPQRIFADPSSQWCAPRFAEIVPVIDRLVTGFGDRVIVTRWVAGQPHEGSWRDYFTRWPFADLAANDPLLDLVDAARPWARRPTVDCSTFGKWGASMQELTGEHPHLVLTGVATDCCVISTALAAADAGARVSVVSDAVAGSADAEHEAALHVMELFSPQIEVVEAQDVLAR
- a CDS encoding metal ABC transporter solute-binding protein, Zn/Mn family, with the protein product MRHPILTAALAGTVALTMVGCSTNKDDQSASGDKSDKPVIVASTNVWGSVARAVGGDQAEVKSVITKPTQDPHDYEATAQDKLAFSKASIAIVNGGGYDDWATTLAKSSDSKPTLIDAVTASGLKTADDADHEEHGDHDADHEGHHHHHHHGEFNEHVFYSIDTALKVSKVIETQLSKADPDHASDYKANADEFAGQLKDLDKKADSFADSHKDVHALATEPVAGYLLQDMGIEDSTPEEFVAQSETDAGPSTKTVADTKALLSDKKVQLLVVNGQTTDAITDQLRSTAKTAHIPEVGVTETLPEGVDTYADFIGSTIDKISTTVK